One region of Marivirga arenosa genomic DNA includes:
- a CDS encoding DUF962 domain-containing protein — MAEREYKSFKEFYPYYLTEHQDATCRTLHFTGTALLFIVLGWALITQTYWGLALIPVVGYGFAWVGHFFFEKNKPATFTYPLWSLASDFKMFFQILIGKQPINPQR, encoded by the coding sequence ATGGCAGAAAGAGAATATAAGAGTTTTAAAGAGTTTTATCCGTATTACTTAACAGAGCATCAAGATGCTACCTGTAGAACACTTCATTTCACAGGTACTGCTTTATTATTTATAGTTTTAGGATGGGCATTAATCACACAAACGTATTGGGGCTTAGCTTTAATTCCAGTTGTAGGATATGGCTTTGCGTGGGTAGGTCATTTCTTTTTTGAAAAGAATAAACCTGCTACTTTCACTTATCCATTATGGAGCCTAGCTTCGGATTTTAAAATGTTTTTTCAAATTTTAATTGGTAAACAGCCAATTAATCCGCAGCGATAA